A window of Chrysoperla carnea chromosome 3, inChrCarn1.1, whole genome shotgun sequence genomic DNA:
CAGTTGAAACTAAAAATAGCtgcaaaattaaattctttaaagaatcaaacaagtatttgacttctaaaattaatactttaaattttcaaaaaaatatcttgtaaataaaaaaaatatgcgcTACATTTATAAGATACCAAAGTACGAGAGGAATAAAGTTCCtatcgggtgtcccacgacatctTCCGTTGTTTTTTATGGAAAGTGgtttaagatttaaattttttcaaaaaatacaatgtatacatGAGCTATAGTAATGTAAATATTCGCTGGTACAACACTTTCGCCCAGTGTTGCTTGTCCATATTATATTGATGTTGAATAACTCAACTACTGATTGtgaagtaaatatattattacaatttatattatataccttgGTTATATATCGATACCTATGCAATTAATTTTCAAcaacatgtaataataattgttattattataatattagaatTATAATTTACTACCCATTATCAACACGCGTCAttggaaaattaacttttattttcattgactCTTTCCTCTTCTTGTTTAATGCCCTCATAGCCTCATACTCTCATCTTTCatgatcattaataaataaaatgaaacacaTTATTAGTTTTAACACACCTGTAACGCTAGCTAAAAACTGACTAAAGtgctttgaattaaattatgtcTAAACACATTAAAATTTGCATTCTAACTTATCAAGTAATCTTTTGAATAGCtccatacaaattatataagtgctaaaatttaaactattctacgactttcattttcaaaatgattttcgaATTCCCGTAGCTTACTTAAGTTCGAAAACATACTCCTTAACACTTTTATATACTATGTTATATGTAATggtaatcaaaacaaaaaaggtttataaaaacgatttctagaaaaaaaaaattcgtagcgtaggagctgcgttagctaagcgaattccctcaagaattgaaaaaaaaaaaaacacatctttcttaaaatctaatattgcattttaccaaattttattcaaatcggacttaaattgagACCGCTAAAGAGTTAACAGatacataaatatatgtatagaatGTATAGGTACATATgcatatgcatatacatatataaattttcacgttggtcatttttgacatctagtaGGTAAGATCgacaaatatttcaagaaatttttccaaaatttcaccatcagtacaaaagcaatagctccatttccttcggcaattcgctaattcccagaaaaaacaataaaataaaagccaTAAGTAGAAAAAGTCAACaagaataaagttaaaacaatatttaattagatttttgataaagaataactttatatagataatatgtaatcaatacaattatataatacatgGGTGTCtgatgattaaattttatatatactgtaaattgtacacaaaaatacaaaatctttCAGGAGAAATCTTGAGAAATCTTCACCATCAATCTAAAGAGAGATTTAAATTCTGAACCTAAAAAGGCTCCATGCATTGGATTTGAAATGCCTCTGGAATATTGGAAgtatttttgatgtaaaatcGACAATGTTTACGAAAGGTACATAAAACAATCTCCATGCACGTTGAAATTAAATCATGCAGCATTTTTATCCAACATTTGTAACTCCTTTATCGACCCTTTCCTGCTGAGTTTACCCTGTaacgaattattttgtaaattgactACTTCTTTATTTAGAACGCTTAGTCTATAAACGATATATcaagtgttaaaaaaaactttttcagaaTGTTTGAACTTTCTGTAATTTTTGGTAACTTTTTTGCAACTTTCTCTTGGAGCTGTATTAGAAGAAAAACTGAACATTCACATAATGTAATACATAACTGGCTGTGTGCTGTTACCTTTGAACAGAACAGAACAGCTTGTGTGCAGTaccctttttattatttataatagttttttatacccattTTATACCTTAccttatgtataaaaaattagattccGTAGGCTTATGGTCGCTTACTCGAAAAGTAGTTGACGGATTAACttggaattaatttaaaagttaaaaaaaacacagttattccaaagttttttgttttcatttcagTCAGCTTTTCTTCTCACCAATAATCGTTCTGTATGATTTTGTATTAAACTATGTATGGTATAAGTTAGTAAGCAAGAATAGCTTACAGCTTACAACCAACATATTGCAATTCACTTACTTACAGTCCACTTGATTCATTATATTCGTACAGTAAGTAACTAGTAAGTATGGTTagaaaactaaactaaaatctATTACATTTAACGATATACGATGGATTATGTTccaatattaatgtatttattcaaCTCACGTAATGttcatttcttatattttatagttatataatacattatattatattgaactatattatatattatatgtaatatgtatatatgtacgtTTGTTATATTATGTACAGGGTTTTAGAAATGGTTGGCatgtaaatttaagttttaaattaccttaatGCTACAATCTTCAAGTTAAGTGGATATTAATAATGTTGCTTTTCTCTTTTAAATCAGTCCGCAACCCGAAATATGGATGGGTTTGAACGCCTCTCACatcaatagttaaaaaaataagaatctgTCATAGGGGCTGTAGACGtaactgtgtttttttgaagttttaaatcaattacagtatgaataattaagcaagcctaattctttaaaaaaacaaaacagcaGTGATCTACGGAATTACAAGGTCATTAAAAGAAgtagttttaacccccgacaAACAAAGATGGGTAAacagattttgattattttatgtttgtttgaaaggtaaaatGAAAGGGTATtaagctataattttttttagaaaatctggTCAGTCACTTGAAGACCATCACATCTTTTCTAGTTCTTGATATAGAGATATAAACCTTCATCAACTAGAAAAGTGGTGATGATATCTTCAAACAGCTGAGCAGATTTTGttgaaacatagctaggaaCATTCTTAATCgaataacatttcaaaaaaaaaacaaacaaaaggcATAACCAGTTTATCCGTGCAGTTACTACGATGCCACGGACGAATTTATCAGACTTGATTTTGTGTCGGGGGTTTCTTTTGTATTAAACAGTTCAAGATTCTTGATATCGATCTATTTATGTAGCGCTTGTAAAACCCAGATTAAGCTTATTATCTtactatcgtaattttttttttaagatacccTTATTTTAGTACTAGACATAATAGTAGCTGACATAATAGTAAACTTAGTACTAGAAGGCTTTAAAAAAAGAACGTTTAGtcttaatttcaatatttagaaGAAGAAATAACTAGTGTGCCAtgtattccattttaaaatgttaataccTACAGTATTGACTATCCCTGtacttatgaaaaaatgttccagctacaaaatgttttgtttaaaaaattcccCCATTGCAGTTTGCAGtggtaaatcaaaattattcaattaaaattccatttaattcaattatcaaataaatcttACCATATGTCGaataaatttgcattattttgaTCCATTCTGGTGGCTCAGAAAcatttactttcaaaatttttcgtaaaattttcaatataagtttCTTTCATattcgttaaattttatatacgttatcatgcttatttgaaaaaaacacaacttttgaaaaaagtcgTATGGGGAAAGGTTGGTAGATTCGTCAAAAGTAAGCCATTCATGTGAAGTTTCTAGCAAAAAcgtgaaataaaaatgtttataaataattctaacTACTTTGGATTCCTATCCTTTACGTGTTAAATTTTGACAACATTGAAATTTAATGGCAGCAAACAGAGACGGTCAAtgattcttcatttttttacaactttatgtCATTGATAACTATCTTGTTGCGCACTTTTACTCCGTATTTTTGCATCCTGTACATGTCAAACATAGtaacttatatttttgtttagtattgcattaaaattaagttaaacgTGTTACGTGACTGATTccatattttcatactttttccgtttttcttattctttttttttatcggaTCATAATTTGTTATAGAAGTTAATGAAATGTAGAGAGTGAACGAACGACATTCACAATAAGaaaatacatatatgttataataaaaacagccatattttttttcttctccttCAATACTTTTACTTTTGTGactagaatgaaaaaataaataaagtttttattttatttttttttttgtgtcttgCTCATAatgtttataacaataaatgaGATACAAATGCACatacacaaataaaaagtttaattctcTGTTGCAATTAAGtcagtacaaaataaaatacgacACTATCTAATACCCGTTGGCAAATTGACAGCTTAATACCGATAAGAGACATCAGTCGACGCTCTGTTAGTAACAAAATATGTACCTTTTTTaaccgactgtcaaggagtggttatgtttttcgcgcgtatcttgggtgtatgtatgtaggtatatttatttgtaaatttctttattacctcgtatttTCTAAACGGCTCAAtgaatttcaacatttaaggtatcattatatttgtctctAAAACCCaaatgttcttagataggtttttgaaaaaacaaaacaaaatcgcggatttttggagcgaaatagtaatacgtaaataaaaaagaattatcaaaacctatcgagtaggatATCAATATGGAAATTTCAAATCTCAGATCAAATTTGTATGCAAATACActttatttcttcaaaagattacaaaacacacaattttGAGTCGATTTGATAATACCGGACATCGGATTTGCCCGATAATTCTATGAAACTGTTCTAATAAGAAGATTTTACGACAACAATAATGATTTCATTGTAgatccaaaaattttctttcttttcaactttttgtTCATGATCATTGCTCATggtgaaatatgaaaatatacggAAATGTTAGagaataattaagaaaagtCTTTTTTACTGTAGGTACTATGACAATCCACAATcactgttatttttttatttacgatgAAAACatggaaataaacaatttcaattatgagtttttctttgaaacttgtaaacttgttttgaaaattgtcaATTGAGttggtattttattaatattttggtaaattatATTGGAAGTAGAGTGATTTCCgatacctaaaacaaaagaagaatttaataaataaacagtcgccaaaattttataaacttaactAAAACTTACATTGACATTAGATGGTGCACTTAATGCATAAATTACCGCATCAGCAAGATCTTCTGGATTTAAATGTGCAATATCTTTAAAAGCTTCAGGCACACCGTATCCACTGGCACTAAAAAATTCCGTTTTCACATATCCAGGACTAATATTCtacgaaaacaaacaaaaatattttctattatctaATTTTCCAACTAGATATTGTAATTGCTTTTAAACCGTAGGATCAGAATTTATACTGATGAGCCAGCATAGTTCATTTCTGGAATTATTTTTGGCACAACGCAAAATTTTTCCAGTCCGAGTTATTAGGTAGTTCGACAACACTGAGCAAAAATGATATTAAGAGAGATGAACTTGTAAAATCACAGTTAAATTTTACATTGCTTCAAAATtggatttgtttctttttaatgtatattCCATCGTAAACATTATTCCATATAACGATGTCAATACTTTCTAATGATAGATTCAAttggagaaaaatttattagtatcGCACTAACGCTCAGGCATCAATTTTGGTTACAacataaaaaattggcgatcatatattttaattgtactcgaaacatttcaaaaaaaaaagaaacgggACAACATCTACGGTTAACTGCACTCACTgactattaaacaaaatttcttaacgAATActgtattacaataatattgcaATTACCGAAAATACTCActgaaactttaatttttaatttatgatgttCCAATTCTAATCGGAGTGTTTCTGCTAATGCACGGACAGCAAATTTCGAACCAGAATATACATTTGACAAATGAGCCATTCCTGGATGTATACGATGTCCCGCAATACTATTAATATGAATTACGTGCCCTGGAACATTACGTTTCTTCATAGATTTAACAGCTTCTCGAGTAGCGATACATAAACCAACCACATTCGTATCAAAGACCGTTCTCCATTTTTCGGTATCACCATCCGTTAAATTTGTATCTTTCATTAAACCagcattattaattaatacgtCCACaccgttcaaatttttttcaacccaTTCAAAAGCACCAATAATATCTTTTTCATTTCGAATATCACATTTTACACCATAAAATTGTCCAGGTTCTTTTGAAACTTGCTTTTTTAAATCTCCAAGTTTTTCTACACGTCTTGCAAGACCAACAACTTTCATTCCACGTTTAACTAATGCTTTAGATATTGCTGCACCGATTCCAGCACTTGAACCAGTTACCATTGCAACTTTTCCGTTATAATTCTCCatttatggatatttttaagaaataatacaatataaagTAATACTGTTTATTTGAGCAGTTATTATATTGGTACGAACAATTGTGTTAAAAACTTACTAATAAATATGTACCTACTCGAACAACAGATAAGCTTGTTTACAACAGATACCAAATATTGTACAGAATTGTAAATGCtgttagataataaaatatttagaaaaaaaaattaatatttgcttaataataatattcataagtggagaataatttcttataattataattcatgACTTTGCATTATTGTTTAGTTATGGACCGGGAAATGCGGGGGGAAATCCCTTGCGGTACGAGATGATCGCGTGGAGAGTTTAATACCAATGAAAATATCCTTTATTTCGGGTTCTATTGACATTCAATCTCACAACGCCAATCAGGGGCGAGATTTAAGCGAGATTTCACTACTTTACTATGCATGCTTTGCAATGTATGCCGAAAAG
This region includes:
- the LOC123295702 gene encoding farnesol dehydrogenase-like translates to MENYNGKVAMVTGSSAGIGAAISKALVKRGMKVVGLARRVEKLGDLKKQVSKEPGQFYGVKCDIRNEKDIIGAFEWVEKNLNGVDVLINNAGLMKDTNLTDGDTEKWRTVFDTNVVGLCIATREAVKSMKKRNVPGHVIHINSIAGHRIHPGMAHLSNVYSGSKFAVRALAETLRLELEHHKLKIKVSNISPGYVKTEFFSASGYGVPEAFKDIAHLNPEDLADAVIYALSAPSNVNVSEITLLPI